The Chryseobacterium sp. G0186 genome includes the window CTTTTTCTTCCAGGTATTCTTTAACCACTTGAAGAAATTCCTCTTTGGTCATAAATCTGTTCAGGAACTCTTCCAGGCATCCTTTATTTTCTAGTTCATCAAAATAAACTTCATGGTCTGTACTATAAACTGACGGATTTAATTGATCAGGATCTGTTGTACAGACAAAAAAATGATCCGGATAACCGTAGGAATAAAATATGCAGATAAATTCCGGTTTAGGAATCTTTACAACTTCTTGTACAAAATCTTCTTCAATAAGGTCTTCAAATTCCTCCCAATCTGCTGAGTTTTCCTTAAAGGGCGTAAAAAGCCAATCCTTAATAAAATATTGCCCGTACGGTAATTCATGATCAGAAAAATAATGCTCTATCAGATTTTCATAAAATTTTTCTCTTTCATTCGCATACAGATCATTATTCTCGTTATAGAATTGATCAATACCATAGACATCCCAATCTTTATCATAAAAATAATGGGTAAACGTAATGCTTCGCCAGTTTTCTACAAAACTTTTTCCTAGACTCACAGCGTCTGTATTTCCTCCTAAATCATTGATTTTCTTTATAATATTATCATTCATTGCACTGCTTAATTCTATCCTCTTTGTTTAAAATTTATTCCGTCATTCCATAAGAAATCCGTTATTTCTTCCTGACTGTATTCAAAATAATTCCCATCTCTATTCTTGTGAGACTGAAATAATTTAATGTCATATGTTTTACAATTCAGCTTTAAAAACTCCGGATAGTAATCACTCCCAAAGCATAGATAGCTGTAAAACAGAGACTTAAATGTTTTATCTTCAGGATCAGGGATTTCAAAAGTAGCCATTCGTCTTACAATTTCCGCTACCTCTTCCCTTGTTATATTTTCAACTCTTTGAGGATCAGGTAAACTAATATCAAAAGCCAAATGCTCAGCTCCGTCTCCCTCCCACCATTCCCAAAGATTAAATCGGGACATCTCCTTTCCTGTCATACTATGAAGTTTGTTTTCCAATATCTTATATCCACTGGAATCCTCATCACCATTATGATCACATAGATCTGTATATTCTAAAATAAGCCTCAATATTTCAGAATACCTATTTTCTGTGGTCTCTATATCAGGCTCTATTTCACGTCTTAATATCATGATTATAAGTCTATATTTCTTGTTATATTATGTTAAATTGAATGTGATAATTATCATTTAAAGATTGCTTCAAAGCACAATAATCCAATTTTTCTTTTACAATTCTAGTCATCAGAAGTCACTAATTCCGCTCAATTATAATACCCTATTGATTTGATTTCTTATAGTTCATTAAAAATACAAAATCTTGTCACATGACAATTACCATCAGCAAGAAAGACTGTAATTTTATTCTATCAAAAAATGAAATAATATGAAACCTAAAATGATTTGGGCCAATCTGGCAGTTGCCGATTTGGAATGCACACAGAAGTTCTATACAGCATTAGGATTTAAACCCAATAATCCAAACAGTTCCAATGAATTGGTGAGCTTTTTTGTAGGGGAAAATGATTTTGTCGTTCACTTTTTCTTAAAAAACATCCTGGAAAGTAATTTAAAGAATGTAAAGTTTGGTGATTCACAGAATTCTAATGAAATTATATTTACTCTTTCAGCAGAAACTAAGGAACAGACAGATGAATGGGCCGAGGAGGTAGAAAAATCCGGTGGAAAAATAATCTCCAAACCTGAAAACTTTGGCAATAACTACTACGGTTTTGTCTTTGCTGATCCTGACGGACATAAATTTAACGTATTTCATATGTAAAGGTCTCCTTCTTAACAATTAGTCCCAAAATTAAAAAAAACCTTATTTATCGCACTTTTTTTCAATAAGATAGCATAGGTACTGGATTGAAAAAGGCTTCATTTCTGGGCTTCTAATAGTTTTTTACTAAAAATGACTTATTGCTGACTTTTTACATTATTTTTTTAAGTTGTAGCCTAAAAAAAATGATTAGTCATCTAATCCTTTTTCCTTTCACTTTAATAAATTGTACTCTTTAAAGATTTACTCAACTATAATTTTCTTAGTTAAAACCGGGTTCTTATCAGAAGTAATTTTTAACAAATAAATACCTTTATGAACGTCATTAATATTAATCTTATTAGCTCCTTATGAAATTTCTGGGAACTTTTGATTAATGTTTTTATATTTCACAGTTGATAGATAAAAATTTAAAATGTTACACATTTTAAATTTGAGCCTTATAGGACAATTACCAATTGGCAGAATAATAAATATTGCCTAATAATCATAGCAATAATAAGCAAATCCCATCATTTAATTGCTAATCCTAATAAATTTAAGTAAAAAAAATGATAGATATCTGCTATATTCTATCATCTTATAAGATAT containing:
- a CDS encoding VOC family protein, which gives rise to MKPKMIWANLAVADLECTQKFYTALGFKPNNPNSSNELVSFFVGENDFVVHFFLKNILESNLKNVKFGDSQNSNEIIFTLSAETKEQTDEWAEEVEKSGGKIISKPENFGNNYYGFVFADPDGHKFNVFHM